Part of the Streptomyces sp. f51 genome is shown below.
TGATCTCCTTGCGGCCGAAGTCGGCCAGGGAGAGATCGGCGACCTTGAAGTCCTGTCGGTTGTCGACAGTCGTCATGGAGAGCTGCTCCTCGGTATCGGGGCGAGGTGGGTAGGGCTGTTCTGCGCGGCGGCGGCACGACCCGTGCCCGACGGGGCGGGGACATGCTTCGGCGGGGCACATGTGTGCCCGGTGCGCGCAGCGCAGTCCGTCGGAGGCCCTCTCTCCCTCGGCCGGTCCGCGGTGGGACCGCCCGACCGCCATCAGCAGCGACGTCTGGCTCAGTCACCAAGCTACACCGGTGGGACTGTCCCTCCCCAGTCCACCTCTGGACAAAGCGGCCTTCGCGGGCCGGACGGAAGGGGCTCGGCCCTGCTGCCGGGCGGCGGAGCGGGGTGTCGGACAGAGGAACGCCGCCGGGGCCCGTCCGTGTTCTCGGACGGGCCCCGGCGGGTGGGAACGGTGGTGGGGACGGTGGTGCGACAGCCGGTGGGGTCAGTGGTCGGCCGGCGTCGGCGTCGGTCCCCCGGGCGTCGCGGCGGGGTCCGGGCCCTTGGCGGCCGCGGCCTCGCTGTAGATGTCCGGCTCCAGGTAGATCACCCGGGCGATCGGGACGGCGGCGCGGATGCGGGCCTCGGCGGCGTCGATCGCCCGGGCCACCTCGGTGGCCGAGTCGTCGTGCTGGACGGCGATCTTCGCGGCGATCAGCAGTTCCTCGGGGCCGAGGTGGAGCGTGCGCATGTGGATGATGCCGGTGACGGTGTCGCCGTCGACCATCGCCGCCTCGATCTTCGCGGTCTCCTCCGGGCCCGCCGACTCGCCGAGCAGGAGCGACTTGGTCTCGGCGGCGAGCACCAGCGCGATCAGGATGAGCAGGACACCGATGCAGACCGTGCCGATGCCGTCCCAGACGCCGTCGCCGGTGAGCAGGGAGAGCCCGACCCCGCCGAGCGCGAGGACCAGACCGATGAGCGCGCCGAAGTCCTCCAGGAGGACGACCGGCAGTTCGGGGGCCTTGGCGCGGCGGATGAACTGGGACCAGGAGTGCGAGCCGCGCAGCTCGTTGGACTCCTTGATGGCCGTACGGAAGGAGAAGCCCTCGGCGATGATCGCGAAGACCAGGACGCCGACCGGCCAGTACCAGTGCTCGATCGCGTGCGGGTGCTTGATTTTCTCGAAGCCCTCGTAGACGGCGAACATGCCGCCGACCGAGAACAGGACGATCGAGACGAGGAAGGCGTAGATGTAGCGCTCGCGGCCGTAGCCGAAGGGGTGCTGCGGGGTCGCCTGGCGCTGGGCCTTCTTGCCGCCGATCAGCAGCAGCGCCTGGTTGCCGGAGTCGGCGAGCGAGTGGACGCCCTCGGCGAGCATCGAGGAGGAGCCGCTGAACGCGAACGCCACGAACTTCGATACCGCGATCGCGAGGTTGGCGCCGAGTGCCGCCACGATCGCTTTGGTGCCGCCTGAAGCGCTCATCTGCTCCTGCTGTCCCTTCGTACGCCGTCCGGACCCGTTCGTACCCTCGTACCCCGCCCGGCCCGGGCTTTGCCCGCCTTTTGCGGTGGGTCATTCTTGCAGCCCGGACCGTCGGCGCCGCGCCTCAGGTCGCCTCCGTCGTCCCGTCAGGCGACCACTGTCGCACGGAAGATCGTGCCGGATCCGGACACTTCGGCCTTTTCGCCGGCCGGTACGAACACCGAGGTGCCGGGGGTCAGGTCGATGCCGCCGGCGCGTACGGAGCCCGAGGTGCAGAGCAGGATCTGCGGGGTCTCGCGGGTGAGGTCGCGGGGATCGGCGCCCTCGGCGACGACGTACCGGGAGAGGCGGAACTCGTCGATGGGGGTCGCGTAGACCTCTTCGCCGTCGGGGGACGCCTCGGGGCGCAGGACGCCGGGGTCGGCCGCCTCGAACCGGACCACGCGAAGGAGTTCGGGGACGTCGACGTGCTTGGGGGTCAGACCGCAGCGCAGGACGTTGTCGCTGTTGGCCATGATCTCGACGCCGAGGCCGTCCAGGTACGCGTGCGGGATGCCGGCGCCGAGGAAGAGGGCCTCGCCCGGCTGGAGCCGGACGTGGTTGAGGAGCATCGCGGCGACGACTCCGGGGTCGCCGGGGTAGTGGTGGGCGAGACCGGCGTACGGGGTGTAGGCGCCGCCGAGGCGTTCGCAGGCGGCGGTGGTCTCGGCGACCGTACGGGCCATGTCCTCGGGGTCGGCGCTCAGCACGGCCGTGAGGACCTCGCGCAGCGCCGCCTCCTCGGGGTGGGCGCGCAGCAGGTCGACGTACGGCTTCAGGGAGTCGACCTCCAGGGCTTCGAGGAGCCGGGCGGCCTCCTCGGGGGCGCGGAAGCCGCACAGGCCGTCGAACTCGGTGAGGGCGCAGATCAGTTCGGGCTTGTGGTTGGCGTCCTTGTAGTTGCGGTGCGGGGCGTCGATCGGGACGCCCCGGCGCTCCTCGTCCTCGTAGCCCTCCCGCGCCTGTTCGAGGTCGGGGTGCACCTGGAGGGAGAGCGGGGCGCCCGCGGCAAGGAGCTTGAGGAGGAAGGGCAGGCGGGGGCCGAACCTGGCGACGGCGGCGCGGCCGAGTTCACGCTCCGGGTCCTCGGCGACGACCTCGTTCAGCGGACCCCGCTCCGTGCGCGAGGGCGCGCCCGGGTGGGCGCCCATCCACATCTCCGCCTGCGGCTCGCCGGTCGGCTCGGTGCCGAGCAGCCGGGGGATGGCGGTGGTCGAGCCCCAGGCGTAGGGGCGGACGGTGTTGTCGAGGCGGTCCATCGGTGTCTTCTCCATACGTGCGCCGGCCGGCCCGCGGGGTGCGGGCGCCGACCGGAGGCGTGTGTCGGGGGTGCCGGCCGCGGGACCCGGCGGTCGTGCGCGGCTTCCCGCCCAGGATCAGGCCCCCGATGCGAGCGCCAGGTAAACGGCGGCGAAATCCGTGATGGCGATCAGCTCGGCGAGGGTTTCCAGTTCGCCGCCCTCCTCGGGTTCGAGCTCGCTGATCGCGGTGTCGTGGCTGAGGGCGAGTTCGCGGGCGGCGGGGGCCGCGCTGATCCCGCCGATGGGGCGGTCACGGAGGAGCACCACGCGCGCGTGCAGTGCCTGTGCCTCCTCGACGCGGTCCCGGAAGAAGTCGTCGGGGTCCGCTCCGGCGGCCAGCGCGCCCGCGAGCAGCACGCTGTGCGAGGCGAGCGCCTCGGGGAGTTCGGCGGTGAGGGCGGGGCGGCCGGCGAGTTCGGCGAGCGCGGCGGTGAAGCGGCGGCCGGCCGGGCCGGCCGAGGTGCCCTCCGTCCAGATCACCGGGAGGGCCTCGGCCAGTTCGACGGCGAGCGTCTTGGCGGGGTTGCTGTAGGCCTCGATGGCGGGGCCGCAGCGCTCGGCGACGCGGTCGAGGCGGTCGGCGACCTTCTGGAGCGCCTGCGGCGGCGCCGTGACCAGGCCGGTGCGGTCGAGGAGGGCGAGCAGCGGGGTGAGCAGCGCCCAGAGCACGCCGGGGGCGGAGGCGGCCAGGGGCTCCTCCTGCTCGTACGGGGCGGTCGCCATCGGTACGAACAGGCCGTGGCTGCCTTCCACCCACTCGGCCAGCGGGGAGCCGGCGGGGGCGACGGCGGCGACGGTGCTGCCGCGCCGGTAGGCCTGCTCGATGAGCAGTTCGAGGCCGGGTTCGCTGCCGTCGGGGGTGGCGATCAGCAGGAGGTCGACGGGGCCGGCCCAGCCGGGCAGGTCCCAGCGCAGGGCGCCTCCGGCGGGGGCGACGCCCGTGGGGGTGATCCGGGTGAGGGGGCAGCTCGCTCCGGCGAGGGTGCCGAGCAGTTCGGCGACGCCGGTGGCGGCCATGCCGGGGCCCGCGATCAGGACGGAGCGGGGGCGGCCGTCCGGCTTCAGCTCGGAGATGCCGGCCTCGGCGGCGTGCCGGACCGCGGTGCGCACCCGGGCGCCCGCCTCGGCGGCGCCGCGGAGCAGGGCCCGCCGGTCGGCCCGGGTGAGCGCGTCGGGATCGTCGAGGAGCGATTCGTCGAGCATGGGGTCGGTAGCCTCCGATCGCCGGGGGCGGGCGCTTGCGCGTGAGCCACCGGGGTCACTTGCACGGGGTCGCCGGCGCGAGGTGCCGAGCGGCGCTGGGTCGGACCGGATGCCGGCCGGTGTGCGCCGGCCGCCGATCGGGACGGCCGCGTCGCCGTCGTCCGCGCGGGCGGCTCGGTGCCCGCGCTCGTCGTCGGGTGTCGTGGCTCGTCTTCGTGCCTGCCGCGCCGTGGCCGGCCCTCGGGCGGCGACGGCCTCTCGCGTACGGCGGTCGCGGTGCCGCCGCGCGCGAGGGGGGTGCGTCGGTTACGCGGGGCGCCGGGCCTCGTCGACCAGGAGTACGGGGATGCCGTCGCGGACCGGGTAGGCGAGGCCGCAGTCCGCTCCCGTGCAGATCAGTTCGGTGTCCTGCTCCTTGAGCGGGGCATGGCAGGCCGGGCAGGCGAGGATCTCCAGGAGGCCGGCTTCGAGCGGCATGGGGTGTCCTTCCGAAACGGTGGATGCGGCCTGGTCAGGGTACCGCTGCGGGAAGCCCGGTGCCGGGGCGCGCCCACGGTTCGTGGGCGCGCGCATCGGGTGAACCGGCCTCGGGTGCCCGGCCCCGACACCCGCCCCGGCGTCCGGGGCCGGCCCCGGACCTCGGCCGTTCCGGGGACGCTCCCGTCCCGATGGCCGGGTCAGCCGGTCACACCCCCGTCCCGGTGGCCCGGTCAGGCCCAGGGAGCGGGAGGGTCCCGGTGGGACACGCGCCTCCCCGGTGGACGGAGCACGCCCGACGGCCAGAAGTGCCCCGGTGGGACACGCACCTCCCCGGTGGACGGAGCAGGCCCGAGGGCCGGAAGTGTCCCGGTGGGACGCGTGCCTCCACGTCGTCGGGGTCGGGGCGGTGGACCGTGGGCCTGGTGGGGTGCGGAATCCGCGGCCGGGGTCAGGCCCTGATGATGGCCAGGACCTCGTCGCGGAGCCTTGTCATCGTCGCCTCGTCGCGGGCCTCGGCGTTGAGGCGGAGGAGGGGCTCGGTGTTGGAGGGGCGGACGTTGAACCAGGCGTCCTGGAGGGTGACCGTCAGGCCGTCGAGTTCGTCGATGACGGCTCCCTCGCGGCCCTCGTAGGCGGCCCTGACGGCGGCGAGGCGGGCCGCTTGGTCGTCGACCTCGGAGTTGATCTCACCGGAGCCGGCGTAGCGGTCGTACTCCGCGACGAGTCCGGACAGCGGACCGTCCTGGCCGCCGAGGGCCGCGAGGACGTGGAGGGCGGCCAGCATGCCGGTGTCGGCGTTCCAGAAGTCGCGGAAGTAGTAGTGCGCGGAGTGCTCGCCGCCGAAGATCGCGCCCGAGGTGGCCATCTCGGCCTTGATGAAGGAGTGGCCGACGCGGGTGCGGACCGGTGTGCCGCCGTGCTCGCGGACGACCTCCGGGACCGACCAGGAGGTGATGAGGTTGTGGATGACCGTGCCGCCGCCGTTCTTGGCCAGTTCGCGTGCGGCGACCAGCGCGGTGATCGCGGACGGGGAGACCGGCTCGCCCCGCTCGTCGACGACGAAACAGCGGTCGGCGTCGCCGTCGAAGGCGAGACCGAGGTCGGCGCCCTCCTCGCGGACACGCTTCTGGAGGTCCACGATGTTCGCCGGATCGAGCGGGTTGGCCTCGTGGTTCGGGAAGGTGCCGTCCAGCTCGAAGTACATCGGGACGAGTTCGAGCGGCAGACCGGAGAACACGGTCGGCACCGTGTGCCCGCCCATGCCGTTGCCCGCGTCGACGACGACCTTCAGGGGGCGGATCGAGGTCAGGTCGACGAGCGAGCGGAGGTAGGCCGCGTAGTCCTCCAGCGTGTCCCGCCCGGTGATCGTTCCGGGCGTGGCGTCCGAGGCCGGGGCACCGGAGTCGAGCCAGGTCTCGGCGAGCCGGCGGATGTCGGAGAGGCCGGTGTCCTGGCCGACGGGGGCCGCGCCGGCCCGGCACATCTTGATGCCGTTGTACTGGGCCGGGTTGTGCGAGGCGGTGAACATGGCGCCGGGCAGGCCGAGCGCGCCCGAGGCGTAGTAGAGCTGGTCCGTGGAGCACAGGCCGATCTCGGTCACGTCCACCCCGCGGGCGGCGGCTCCGCGCGCGAAGGCACGGGACAGACCGGGCGACGAGGGCCGCATGTCGTGCCCGATCACGATGGCGTCCGCTCCGGTCACCTGGACGAAGGCGGCGCCGAACAGCTCGGCGAGCGGCTCGTCCCACTGGTCGGGGACCACCCCGCGTACGTCGTACGCCTTCACGAGCTGCGACAGATCAGCAGTCACGGCCAACCCTCCAGAAGTCCACTTCGGTCACCCCAAACTACCCGTCCGCCCGGCGGCCGGCGGTGCCCGGCCCGGGCGGGGCGCTTACCTGCTCAGAGCGGCGTCCGGGAGCGGTCCGCCGGACGGGGCCTGGTCGCGCGCGAGTTCGCGGCACGCGTCCCGCCCGCCGGGTTCCCCACCGCGCCCGCGCGGCGCGGTGATCGGGGCGGGCGGAACGGCCAAGGAGGCGTTCACCTCGGCGAGTTGTGCGCAAACCGGGATGTACGCCGTGAACTGGACGGCGGTGAAGGCGAGTCGGCGGGCGGGAGAGCACGGGGTACGGCGGTCGACGCGGGCCCTGCGGCGGGGAGAGCGTGGGCCGCTCGGGGCCGCGTGGGGCGCTGAGGCGGCGCTCAGTTGTCGGGTGAGCGCAGGATCCGCAGGTGGCCGCGGCGCGCGACCTCCATCGGGTCCGCCGAGCGGGCGCTGCCGCCGGCCTCCGCCGCGCGCTTCTGCGGACGGGCCGCCTCGCGCACCGCGTTCGCCAGGGCCTCCAGATCGTCGCCGCTGGGGCGCGCGGGGCCGGAGGAGTCGGCGAGGCGGACGACCTCCCAGCCGCGCGGCGCGGTCAGGCGCTCGGAGTGCTCGGCGCACAGGTCGTAGCAGTGGGGTTCGGCGTAGGTGGCGAGCGGGCCGAGAACCGCGGTCGAGTCGGCGTAGACGTACGTCAGCGTCGCGACGGCGGGACGGCCGCAAGCGGTGCGCGAACAGCGACGTACAAGGCTCACGACGTTGGACGGTACCGCACTCTTGAGCGGGCCGCGACGACTCTCCCCCAGGTCACCCCACCGTGTCGTCCTGTGAGACGCCCCACACCGGTTGCGGAGCATCACACCCTGACCTGGGGCGACATCGGGTGCCGGGATACCGAACACACCTGAATCCGGTCACCACTTGGTGCGAATCATGTCAATTGCCATGTCAGAGATGGTCTTGGAGAGATACGGAATCGAGCTGATTCCTGCCGGGAACGGCCATCACGCGTCGCCCGGAAGACGGACGGGGCCCTGGCCCCGGTGATCCCGTGCGGGAGCGGCCCGCGCGTGGGGCCGGGCGGCCGGGCCGGGCGGGGACTACTCTTCGTCAGTGATGGACAACCCCGTACCGCCCCGCGCCGCAGCAGCCGGTCCTCGTCGCCGTGACCGCCACGGCAGGGGCATGCGCGGCCCCGTGGCGCCGCCCCAGGTTCCGCTCGCGGCGAGCCGTTCCGAGGTCTTCGCGGACCTCGTGCAGGACTCCGTGGAGCGGCTGGAACGACGC
Proteins encoded:
- a CDS encoding cation diffusion facilitator family transporter: MSASGGTKAIVAALGANLAIAVSKFVAFAFSGSSSMLAEGVHSLADSGNQALLLIGGKKAQRQATPQHPFGYGRERYIYAFLVSIVLFSVGGMFAVYEGFEKIKHPHAIEHWYWPVGVLVFAIIAEGFSFRTAIKESNELRGSHSWSQFIRRAKAPELPVVLLEDFGALIGLVLALGGVGLSLLTGDGVWDGIGTVCIGVLLILIALVLAAETKSLLLGESAGPEETAKIEAAMVDGDTVTGIIHMRTLHLGPEELLIAAKIAVQHDDSATEVARAIDAAEARIRAAVPIARVIYLEPDIYSEAAAAKGPDPAATPGGPTPTPADH
- a CDS encoding DUF3499 domain-containing protein gives rise to the protein MLRNRCGASHRTTRWGDLGESRRGPLKSAVPSNVVSLVRRCSRTACGRPAVATLTYVYADSTAVLGPLATYAEPHCYDLCAEHSERLTAPRGWEVVRLADSSGPARPSGDDLEALANAVREAARPQKRAAEAGGSARSADPMEVARRGHLRILRSPDN
- the manA gene encoding mannose-6-phosphate isomerase, class I codes for the protein MDRLDNTVRPYAWGSTTAIPRLLGTEPTGEPQAEMWMGAHPGAPSRTERGPLNEVVAEDPERELGRAAVARFGPRLPFLLKLLAAGAPLSLQVHPDLEQAREGYEDEERRGVPIDAPHRNYKDANHKPELICALTEFDGLCGFRAPEEAARLLEALEVDSLKPYVDLLRAHPEEAALREVLTAVLSADPEDMARTVAETTAACERLGGAYTPYAGLAHHYPGDPGVVAAMLLNHVRLQPGEALFLGAGIPHAYLDGLGVEIMANSDNVLRCGLTPKHVDVPELLRVVRFEAADPGVLRPEASPDGEEVYATPIDEFRLSRYVVAEGADPRDLTRETPQILLCTSGSVRAGGIDLTPGTSVFVPAGEKAEVSGSGTIFRATVVA
- a CDS encoding phosphomannomutase/phosphoglucomutase, whose product is MTADLSQLVKAYDVRGVVPDQWDEPLAELFGAAFVQVTGADAIVIGHDMRPSSPGLSRAFARGAAARGVDVTEIGLCSTDQLYYASGALGLPGAMFTASHNPAQYNGIKMCRAGAAPVGQDTGLSDIRRLAETWLDSGAPASDATPGTITGRDTLEDYAAYLRSLVDLTSIRPLKVVVDAGNGMGGHTVPTVFSGLPLELVPMYFELDGTFPNHEANPLDPANIVDLQKRVREEGADLGLAFDGDADRCFVVDERGEPVSPSAITALVAARELAKNGGGTVIHNLITSWSVPEVVREHGGTPVRTRVGHSFIKAEMATSGAIFGGEHSAHYYFRDFWNADTGMLAALHVLAALGGQDGPLSGLVAEYDRYAGSGEINSEVDDQAARLAAVRAAYEGREGAVIDELDGLTVTLQDAWFNVRPSNTEPLLRLNAEARDEATMTRLRDEVLAIIRA
- a CDS encoding SIS domain-containing protein, which translates into the protein MLDESLLDDPDALTRADRRALLRGAAEAGARVRTAVRHAAEAGISELKPDGRPRSVLIAGPGMAATGVAELLGTLAGASCPLTRITPTGVAPAGGALRWDLPGWAGPVDLLLIATPDGSEPGLELLIEQAYRRGSTVAAVAPAGSPLAEWVEGSHGLFVPMATAPYEQEEPLAASAPGVLWALLTPLLALLDRTGLVTAPPQALQKVADRLDRVAERCGPAIEAYSNPAKTLAVELAEALPVIWTEGTSAGPAGRRFTAALAELAGRPALTAELPEALASHSVLLAGALAAGADPDDFFRDRVEEAQALHARVVLLRDRPIGGISAAPAARELALSHDTAISELEPEEGGELETLAELIAITDFAAVYLALASGA
- a CDS encoding Trm112 family protein translates to MPLEAGLLEILACPACHAPLKEQDTELICTGADCGLAYPVRDGIPVLLVDEARRPA